Genomic window (Propionibacteriaceae bacterium ZF39):
GACAGGGCCTCCGCCGCCCAGCTTGGACGCTGACAGGAGTTCCGACCGTCTGCTACCAACGCGTCGAGACCCTCCAATTTCAAGCGGGTTATCCACAGCTCAGAAGCGACCTGGAGCGTCATCCACAGATCAGGAATTGGTCCGGCAAATTGTCAGAGCGGGCAGGCAGGATGGGGTTTGTAAGAAACGAATGCTTGATCCATTCCTTAAGCGACTGGAGGTGGCCCCGGATGTCCCTCGACACCACCCCGCCCGGGCCCGAACCCCTGTTCCCCACCCCCGACCCTCCCGGCGTTGACCTGGTCGCGGCGACGGGTTCGCGCGCTCCTGCTTCCTCGGCCTCCCGTCTTCCGACCACCGACCCGTCTACGGCCTCCGCGCCCGACCCGTCTACGGTCTGCGCGCCCGACACCCCGGCTGGTGGTGGTGGTGGTGCCGACGTCAGCCCTGGGACGGCCGCCACCAGCCCTACCTCCGGCACCGGCACCGGCACCGGTACGGGTCCTGCCCCCACTACGGACCCCTCGGATGCTGTGGGTCCGCGGGTGTGTGATCCGGACACGGGCTGGGATCGGTTCTCGGTCATCCAGGCGCTCACGCTGGCAGCGCGGCGGGAACGCGAAGCGAAGATCGATCAGTTGATCCTGATCGCCCGTGCTGCGGAGGTGTGGTCGTGGATCGACAACATCGACGACGTCGTCGCTCAGATCGGTGTGGCGGACCGGATCAGTGATGCCGCGACCCGGGACCGGGTTCGCGCCGCCGCGGAGGCCGGCGATGACGACCTCCTCGACGAACTCCTCACCCCACCCACCGACCACGCGGCCTTCGACAGCGCCGCGGGCGCTTCGCCGGGGGTGCTGTATGGGGAGCGGTTGTATCTCTACGGTGCGGATGGTTCGCCGGCGTGTTCGGAGTTCCTGCGGTTGGAGATCGGCCCGGCGCTCGGGATCCAGCCGGAGGCCGCGGCGCGGTTGATCGGTGATGTGCTTGATCTGCGTCACCGCCTGCCCGGGATGTGGGCCCATGTCGAAACCGGCCGGGTGCTCGGCTGGGTCGGCTGTCAGATGGCCCGCCGCACCCGCGCCGCGGGCCTGTCACAGGAGCTGTGTCTGGAGTTGGATCGGCGGGTCTCGCCGTATGCGCCGGGCTGGACCCCGAACCGGATCCTGACCCAGACCGACAAACTCATCGTGATCCTCGACCCCGACACCGCCGAGGCAAGGCGCCGCGACGAGCTCGGGCGGCGGTATGTGTCGTTCTGGGCCGACCGCCACCCCTCCGGCGCGGGCATGCTCCACATGCGGGCCCAGTTGGATGCCGTGCCTGCCGCGGACCTCGAGGCCACGTTGAACGCATTAGCCGAAGTGTTGGAAGCGGTCCGGCCCGACCTCACCCCCGACGCCCGCCGGGCCTGGGGCCTCGAACTCCTCGCCGACCCCGCCCACGCCGCTCGGGTCCTCGCCGGCGACATCACCGGCCTCACCCCACCCGCTGACCTCCACACCGACCACTCCGCCGACACCGAGGCCGACGATCCCGGCCCCGAGACGGCTTCGGAGCTCGACGATCCCGGGGCAGGCGATGGGGCAGACCCGGTGACGACACCTTCGGCACCTGCACCGGGCCCATCGGGTGCGATCGAGGCGTTCGTGACACCCGGCACCCCGGCCGCTGCCGAAATCGCTGCTGTCACCGGCCCAGCAACCCCGGCCACCCCCGACCCTGCGACCGCGCCCATCCCCGGTGGCGGGTGTGGCTGCAAAACGACCGGGCCGGGCGCGGGGCGGGTGCCGACGGGGCGGGAAGTGTCGCTTATCGTGCATGTGAACCCGGCCGACCTGATCCTTGGCGCCGGTGGGGAAACACCCCGCCTGGGTCATCTGGTCCAGACCCTGCTGGATCAGCTCCTCGCCGAGGCCGCCCGCAGCGGCCGGTTGATCGTGAAACCCGTCCTCGACCCCATGGCCGTGTCGGTGTCCGAGTCCGACACCCCGCCGGGGTCGATGGTCGAACGAGTGCAGTACCGCAATCCGACCGTGGTGTTCCCGTACTCCGACCGGGCCTCCACCTCACAGTTCATCGACATGGATCACACCGTTCCGAGGCCGCACGGTCCGACGACCGAGGCGAACCTCGGCCCGCTGGACCGGCTGCCACACCGCTGGAAAACCCACACGACCTGCCGACTGACCCAGATCCGGCCCGGCACGTTCATCTGGCACACCCCGGCCGGGCAGACGTTCACCGTCACCCCGCACGGCACGTATCCGGACGATCCCGGACCAGACTGGCCCACCCCACCCCACTCCGGACCCCGGAGCAACAGGCCGCAGACCTCCTCACCCGCGCCCGACAGGCCTTCCAACGCGCCCACCAGGCCGAACCCTCCCGACCCACCCGCACCGGTAGGCCCGGCCCAACACCCGCCGAACCCCCAGACGCGGAACCACCACCGTTCTGACCCCCAGCACTGAAAAACCGCGAGGCCCCGCAAGGCACACCTGTGCCCTGCGGGGCGCCTTGGCATGCCCGAACGGTGTCGGACCGGGGGTTTCGCCAACGATCACGGAGTCCGGGGCAGTTGACAGATCAAGGAGTCCGGGGGCGGTTAACATGCGCGGATGCGTGTGCTGTGTTCCTCTGCAACGGGACTTCTGGTCGGTTGGCTCGCGGACGAGGGGCTCGGCGACCCAAGTCGGTATCACCCGGTAGCAGGCTTCGGCCACGTGGCCTCGGCGCTCGAGCAGAAGACCTGGCGCGACCAGCGTGCCGCAGGCGCGGCCCATGTCGCTCTTCTCGTCGGCACCACCCTCCTCGGAGGGGTCGCTCTGGAGCGACTGACCCTTGTGAACCGACCTGACGCGCGCAGACCTGACCCGCGTGGACCGGGCGTACTCCATCTCGCCCTCACCGCCGCTGCCTGCTGGGCCGTGCTGGGCGGACGCTCGTTGCGGCGCGAGGCCGCAGCCGTCGGTACGCTGCTCGCCGCCGACGATCTCAACGGCGCCCGGGACCGCATCCGCAGTCTCGTGGGCCGGGACCCGACCCACCTGTCCGCCGACGAACTCGCACGAGCCGTGATCGAGTCCGTCGCCGAGAACAGCTCCGACGCCGTGGTCGCGCCTCTGTTCTGGGGTGCGGTCGCGGGGATTCCGGGGCTGCTGGGATACCGGGCGATCAACACCCTGGACGCGATGATCGGACACCGGAGCCCGCGCTACCACCGCTTCGGCTGGGCCGCTGCTCGCCTCGACGACCTCGTCAACTGGATCCCCGCCCGATTGGCGGCCGGCCTGGCTGCGGCCGCCGCTCCCCTGGTGGGTGGTTCACCGGCTGCGGCATTCGACACGGTCCGCGCTGACGCCCACAAGCATCCCTCCCCCAATGCCGGACCGGTCGAGGCGGCGTTCGCCGGTGCCCTGGGCGTACGCCTCGGCGGCACGAATCGCTATGGCGACAGGGTCGAGGATCGGGGCACGCTCGGCGCCGGCCGCCCGGTCACTGCGGCCGACATCGCCGGAGCGAACCGCCTCGCCGCAGCCGTCGGAGTCGGAGCCGCGGTCCTTGCCACGCTCGGCGCCTTCGCCCGCCAACGATTTCTGTCGGAGCGGCGGCCTAAGGTAGGCGCATGACCGAGCAGGTGCGCGTGATTTTCGTGTGTTGGGGCAATATCTGCCGATCGCCGATGGCGGAGCGGGTGGCCGAGGGCTGGCTGGACGAAGCCGGCATCACGGACGTGGAGCTCACCAGCGCCGGGGTGTCCTCGGAGGAAACCGGCAACCCGATCGACCGCCGGGCCCAGCAGTGGCTGACCGAGGCGGGCTACCGGGCTGACGACCACCGCGCCCACCGCATCACTGCCGATGAGATCGACAGTGCCGACCTGATCATCGCGATGGAAGACATCCACGTCGACCGGATGCACCGCCTGAAGCCCCGGCGCACCGACCACATCCACCTGCTCACCCACTTCGATCCCGACGCCGCACCGGGCGCGGGCGTCCCCGACCCGTGGTATGGGGATCATTCCGGCTTCGGGGACACCCTCGCGAGCATCGAAGGCGCCATGCCGAACCTCCTGGCCGAGATCGAGCGCCTCCGCAGCCGATCTTCCGCGACGTCGATGGAAGAATGAACCCATGCACATCCTCGTGGTTGATGACGACCAGGCCGTTCGTGATTCGCTGGCGCGCTCGCTGCAATACAGCGGCTATGAAGTATCGACCGCAAGCGATGGAGTCGAGGCGCTGGCCAAGCTCGCCGCCGGCCGGCCCGATGCCGTGATCATGGACGTGATGATGCCGCGCCTCGACGGGCTCGAGACGACACGCATGCTGCGCGCCAACGGCAATGACGTGCCGATCCTGGTCCTGACCGCGCGTGATTCGGTCGACGACCGGGTGGACGGCCTCGATGCGGGCGGCGACGACTACATGGCGAAGCCGTTCGCGCTCGACGAGTTGCTGGCCCGGATCCGGGCGCTCGTCCGGCGCGCCGGGTCGGGTGCCGAGGCCGACGAGCAGGGCAACGAAGCGCTCGTCTTCGGCGACCTCAGCCTCAACGCCCAGACCCGCGAAGTGCTGCGCGGCCAGCGCCACATCAGCCTGACCCGCACCGAGTTCGCCCTCCTCCAGACCTTCATGAAGAACCCGCGCCGCGTGCTCGAGCGCAGTTGGCTCCTCAACGAGGTCTGGGGCTTCGACTTCCCGACCACTGCCAACTCCCTCGAGGTCTATATCGGCTATCTGCGGCGCAAGACCGAGGCATCGGGTGAGGCGCGACTGATCCATACGGTGCGCGGCGTCGGCTATGTCCTGCGCGAGAACGCCCCATGATCCAACGGCTCCGCCGTTTCTTCAGCCTGCCGTCGGTCCAACGTCGGATCGGCATCCTGACCGGGGTCGCTGTCGCTGTCGCCGTGGCGGTGACCGGTTTCGCGGGCTATCTCACCGCGCAGTTCTCCCTCTATGACCAGTTGGATCGTGAGCTGACCCAGATCGCGACCCTCACGTCGGATGCGATCGGCACCGACGTCCAGGCCCTCGGCGGGATCGACCAGCAGGCGCTCCGCTCGGTGAACCTCAACCTGGTCCTGTTGCGCTCCGACGGCTATCGCGCGGCCGTCCCGGGCGAGCGGGTGAGCCTCGAAACCGGCGACGACGAACTCGCGCTTGCCCGCCTCCAGGAAGGAGTGTCCCACCGCACGGTACACGGCAGCGACGGGCAGCTGTATCGGATCGTCGCCGTCCCCCTCCCCCGCGTCGACGGCAGCTATGCCCTGGTGATCGGGCGCCCCCTCGCGCCGACGCTGAGCATCCTGAGTGACCTGCGGATCGTCCTGGTGCTGTTCGGTTCCGGCGGCGTGGGTCTGGGCGCGATCATCGGTGCCCTCATCGCCCGCTCCTCGATGCGGCCCATCCGCGAGCTGACCCGCGCCGTCACGCGCGTCACCCAGACGGATTCGCTCGACCCGATCGAGGTCGAGGGCGACGACGAGCTGTCGCAGCTGACCCGCTCCTTCAACACGATGCTCTATTCGCTGGCCTCGTCCCGCGCCCGCCAGAACCGCCTGATCGTGGACGCGAGCCACGAATTGCGTACGCCCCTGACGTCGCTGCGGACCAACATCGAGCTCCTGGTCGCGGACGAGAAATCGGGCATGCTTCCCGAGGGAGCCCGCAAGGAGATCCTGCGCGATATCGCAGCCCAGCTGGCGGAGTTCACCTCGCTGATCGGCGACCTCGTCCAGCTCACCCGCGCCCCGGCCAAGACGACCCGCATCCCGCTCAACCTGCGCGATGTCGTGGAATCGGCCCTGCAGCGCGTACGCCGCAGAGGTCCCGGCCTCACCTTCGACGTCGAGCTCAACTCGCTCCACCTGGTGGGGGAAGAGGACACGTTGGAGCGGGCTGTCACCAACCTGCTCGACAACGCCGTCAAGTTCTCCCCCGCCGGCGGCACCATCCGGGTGCTCCTTGAGGGCGATCAGCTGCGCATCTCCGACCAGGGCCCCGGCATCGCCGAGGACGACCTGCCCCACATCTTCGATCGCTTCTATCGCTCCGACAAGGCCCGTCACACCCCCGGCACCGGCCTCGGCCTGTCGATCGTGGCCCAGACGGTCGCGCGCCACGGGGGTTGGGTGCGCGCGTCGCGGTCGGCCGAAGGCGGAGCCGAATTCACGATGCGCCTGCCCGGTTTCGTCACCCGCGAAGGTCTCAACCTCGACCTGGCCGAGAACGCGGATGAGTCCGAGCGCGAGGAGGCAGAGACATGACGGACGCTGGGTCACCCCCGCCCGGGATCCCGCGCGTGCTCGTGGTCGGTTCGCTCAACCACGACACGATCGTGCGTACGCCCCACCTGCCCGCCCCCGGCGAGACCGTCCTCGGCGAGGACCTCATCCAGCGGTTCGGCGGCAAGGGAGCCAACCAGGCCGCCGCCGCGGCCGCAGCCGGGGCTCCGACGGTCATGGTCGGCGCAATCGGCGACGACCCGGAGGGCCACGCCTATCTGACCCGCCTGAAAGCCCTGGGCGTCCACCCCCGGGTCGCGATGGTCGGCAGGTTCCCCACCGGTCGCGCGATCGTGACGGTCGACACCGAGGGCGCCAACACCATCACGGTCATCCCGGGCGCCAACGCCGACATGACCCCGATGCGCGTGGCGGTCGGGCTCATGGACCTCACCGCCGCCGATCTCGTGGTCGTGCAGTTGGAGCTGCCGCTCGACGCCGTGATCCAGGCAGTGGCGATCGCGGCCGACCGTGGGGCGCGGGTGGTGCTGAACATGGCACCGTACGCTGACCTGCCGGCCGAGGTGCTGGCGTACGCCGATCCGGTCGTCGTCAACGAGGGCGAGGCCGAACGCCTCGCGGCCGCCGGCCTGACACCGCAGAGCCTCGTGATCACCCGCGGCGCCCGGGGCGCGACGTGGGGTCACCTGGAGGTTCCGACAGCCGACGCGACCGTCGTCGACACCACCGGAGCCGGGGACGCGTTCTGTGGTGGCCTCGCCGCGGCCCTCCTCGGCGGCGCCGACCGCCGGGCAGCCCTCGAAGCCGGCGCCCGATCCGCAGCCCGGGTGATCTCACACCACGGCGCCCAGCCCGATCACAGCTGAGACAGGAGCACAACGATGGTCGATTCCGAGGTAGGCCGCCTGCGCACGGTGATGCTGCACCGTCCCGGCCCCGAACTGCAGCGGCTCACCCCGCGCAACAACGACCGCCTGCTGTTCGACGGGGTTCCGTGGGTGGCGCGGGCGCAGGAAGAACACGACGCCTTCGCCGCGACACTGACCGACCGCGGGGTCGAGGTGCTCTATCTCACCGACCTGCTCACCGAAACCCTGGAGGACCCGTCCGCGCGGGCCCAGGTGATCGCCGACACCCTCGACTCCCTCCTCCTCGGCGACACCCTGCGCCACTATCTGGCCGGCGCGCTCGCCGATGCCGAACCCGCCGAGCTCACCGAGCTCGTCATCGGCGGAATCCGCAACGATGAGCTCCGCGGTGGCCGTGGCCTCGTCACCGCGCTGATGCAGCCGCACGACTTCCTTATCGATCCGCTGCCGAACCTGCTGTTCACGCGCGATTCGTCGGTACGCCTCGGCGATCACGTCGCGATCACCGCACTCGCCATGCCCGCCCGCGCCCGCGAGACCCAGCTCACCGAGGTGATCTGGACCCAGCACCCGCGCCTCGCCGGCACACCCACCCTCCACGGCTGGCAGGCCGAGAACCTCGAGGGCGGTGATGTGCTCCTCCTGGCCCCGGGCGTCGTCGCCGTCGGCGTCGGCCAACGCACGACCCCGGCGGGCGCCGAACGCCTCGCGCGTCAGTTGTTCCAGCTCGGGCTGGCCCGCACCGTGCTGGTCGCGCCCGTCGACCAGACCCGCGCGACGATGCACCTCGACACCGTGATGACCATGGTCGATGTCGACACCGTGGTCATGTATCCCAACATCGCCGATCGCCTCCAGGCCTGGACCGTCACCCCCGGCGACGACCACACGCTCGACGTCAGTGGCCCCGAACCGTTCGCCATCGCCGCGGCGCGGGCCATGGGCATCGACCGGCTGAAGCTCATCGATACCGGCACCGACCCCGTCACCGCCGAGCGCGAGCAGTGGGACGACGGCAACAACACGCTGGCCCTCGCACCCCGCGTGGCGGTTGCCTACGAGCGCAACATCGTCACCAACGGGCGCCTGGAGGCCGCCGGCATCGAGGTGATCCCTATCGCGGGCTCCGAGCTGGGCTCCGGCCGCGGGGGGCCGCGGTGCATGTCGTGCCCGATCGAGCGGGACCCGTTGGTCTGACCTCGGGCCCCAAACCCGGGATCAGCGTGGGAAGTGCGTCGGCAGCGTCCGGCGCGGACCGTGGCGTTCGGGCCAGATGCCCATCACCCCGACGAGCTGCTGCACGCGATACCGATGCCCGCGATAGGGCTCGAGCACCTCGCGCGCGGCATCGTTGTCGAGCTTCTCGCCCACCAGCGCGAGGGTGATCACGCCGGGTATGTGATAGTCCCCGTCCGACCAGGCATCTGGGTCGCCGTGGGCGCGCTGGCGTACCTCCGCCGAGGTCCACACCCCCACCCCCGGCAGCGACTGCAACCGCCGATCGGCCTCGTCCGGCGCGCGCAGCGTACGCTCCAGAGCCCCCGCTCGCCCGGCCGCCGCGACGATCGTGCGGCTGCGGGCCGGCTCGATACCGGCCTTGAGCCAGGTCCAGGACGGGATCCGGGCCCAGCCGGCGGGTGCGGGCGGACAGACCATCCCGTGGGCCGGATGACCCTCGACCCACGCCGGGCCGGGTGCCGGCTCCCCGAACTTCCGGACGAGCCGCCGGAAGCCGGCGTACGCCTCGTTGCCCGTCACCTTCTGCTCGATCACGGCGGGGGCGAAGGCTTCCCAGACGAGTTGGGTACGCCCGACCCGCAGCCCGGGTGCGCGCCGCTGCGCCTCACGAAGCAGCGGATGATCGGGCCGGAACTCCGACGGATCGTCATGGTCGCCGAGGAAGTCGGGGAGCTGATCGAGCACCCATTCCGCACCTGCGCCCCAGGCCTCGGCCCGGAGCTCGGGGCCCTCGTCGAGCCGGAGCAACGCTGGCCCGACCGGTGTGAGCGTGGACCGGAACCATGTGGCCCCCACCCGGCGATGGGTCGGATCCCCCGGACCACGCCGCAGCCGGCCCAGATAGGGCCGGAGCGACCGGCCGGGAAGCCGGCGTACCCGAGCGAGCTCGCCGGTCACGGCCACGGATTCCGGGCACATCCGTCGAGGCCGTAGGTCTGCTGCATCATCACCGGCGCGGGCTGGCCGCGGCCGGGGCACTCGACATGGCCGAGCCCGAGATAGTGCCCGACCTCGTGGTTGACGAGATAGGTGCGGTAGCCGGTGAGGTCGCCGGCGTAGTCGGGGATCCCGCCGGTCCAGCGATGGCCGTTGAGGTTGACCGCCGACCCGGTGGAGCAGCTGACGCGGCCATTGGTGCGCAGCGGATAGCAGCGCTTGTCGGTGGTGGCCGGGGTGAGTACGCGGATGACCAGGTCATGGGTGCCCCCGCCGACGAAGTCGAACCGCACCTTCTGCTTCGACGGCCAGGATCGCTTGTCCTGCAGGATCGTGGCGGCCTGGGTCGCGACCTGATCGGGATCGACCGGCATTTCGTTCTCGACCTCGACCCGGACCCGCACGCGCCGGCCCTGCTGTTCGGCCGGCGCGGCGCGGGTGAATTGCGCCACCCGCACCTGCCCCGAACCCGACTGCGGGACCGGCTCGGGCGTCACGTCCTTCTGGGGAGCGGCCCCGGCGGGATCGGCGGTGGACTCAGCGGTGGGACCGGGGGCCGGACCGGAGGCCGCTGCCGGGTCGTCGGCCGGGGCTCCGTCCGGGGCCGGCTGCGCGGGCGCAGGCGGGTTCTCGGGGGTCGCCGATGGGCCCGGCGCTCCGGTCGGAGAGGTCGAGGTGTGATAGGAACCGATCACAAGGAGAGAAATCAAGAGCGCGACGACGGCCACGGTCCCAAGTCCCCAGCGCAGATTCTGTGACCCGGGAGAAGGCACGACGGGTCCGAGTTTTCGTCGCAGAGGAGTATGTTGCGGTGAGTCAGGATGCCCCTGGCTCACGCTTTCGGACCCGATCACGCCCACAGACTAGGTCACGTTCAGATGTCACACTCCCACACCACGCCCACGCCGACCTCCCCACAGGACATGGCCAGGCAGCGGCGCGCCCTGCGACTGATGATCATCACCCTGATCCCCCTCGCGGTCTGGACGCTGGGGGCGCTCATCATCATGTGGCCCGGCGATGTGTCGAAGCACATCTCCCCCAACATCTCGACCTACTCGGTCGAAGGCCTGACCGTTCAGAGCGCCCGCATCACGCAGGTCGCCGAGATCAACTGTGATGGCGTACCCGGATCGGCCAGCGCCCCCGGCGCCGAACAGACCTGCGGCCGGGCCACGGTCGAGATGCTCGACGGCCCCGAAACGGGCCAGGTCATCGAAGAGATCACGCTGAAGGCCTCCGACTTCGAGTCGGGCGTGAGCGTGGGCCAGAAGGTGAAGCTGTTCCGCATCCCGATGGAGGGCATGCCGGCGCAGTATCAGTTCAGCGAGTTCGAGCGCGGCACCCCTCTGCTGTTCTTCACGCTGCTCTTCGTCGCCGCCGTCGTCCTGGTCGCCCGCCTGCGAGGCCTGATGGCCATCCTCGGCCTCGGCTGGGCGTACTTCATCATGGTCTATTTCATGTTCCCGGCCCTCGTGGCGGGATCGAATCCGCTCATGGTCGGCCTGGTCGGTGGGTCGGCGATCATGTTCGTGGTGTTGTATGCCGCGCACGGCTTCAGCGCCAGAACCACCACAGCCCTGCTCGGCACGCTCTTCGGCCTCTTCGTCGCGGCGATCCTCGGTTGGATCGCCACAGAGTGGGCCCACCTGACCGGCGTGGCCTCCGAGGACGACATGATCCTGTCGACCGCCGCCCCCGATCTGCAGATGACGTCGGTGGTGTTGTGCGGCATCATGCTCGCCGGATTGGGCGTACTCAACGACGTCACCATCACCCAGGCGTCGGCCGTCTGGGAGCTCGCCTCCACCGATCCGGATGGCAAGCGCCTGTTCAGCCGGGCCATGCGCATCGGGCGCGACCACATCGCATCGACCGTCTACACGATCGCTTTCGCCACCGCCGGCGCCTCGCTCGGCACGCTGCTGCTCCTGAGCATCTATCAGCGCCCCTTGTTCGAGACCCTGCAGAACGAGGTGTTCTCGGCCGAGATCATCCGCACGCTCGTGGGCTCGATCGGGCTGGTCGCGGCCGTGCCGTTGACCACCGCGGTCGGCGTCGCCGTCGTCAGCGCCTCGCGCAAGTCGCGTGGTGAGATCTCGCTCAAGGACGCCAGCCGCAACGCCCCGGGCGATGAGCTGATCGATCGCAGCCGCTTCGACCGGAACTGAATCAGGAACTGAATCAGGCCGCTCGGAGCTCCTCGGTCGCAGCCGCTTGCAGGGCCGTCCAGACACGATGGGCGGCCGCCAGATGCTGGCGCCGATCGACCTCGACGACCACGTCGACCCGCCCCGGATGCGGGGTGAGCACCGCCACACGATCGCCGATCCGCACGGCCTCGTCGAGGCTGCTCGTCGCCAGGACGAGCGTGACGCCCGCATCGCGCTGGATGCGGATGATGTCGTCCTGGAGCAGTCGGCGATCGGCCTGGTCGAGACCGGCGAAGGGATCGTCCAGCAGGAGTACGCCCGGGTCGTGCGCCAGCGTCTTCGCGATCGAGACGCGGACCTTCTGGGCGGCATCGAGTTCGCTCACCGGTGATTCCGCCACGTCGATGAGCCCGACCACGTCGAGTGCGTCGAGGGCACGGGCTTCGCGAGCCTCCGGCGTACCCCCGGAGCCGAGCGCGAACGTCACATTTGCCAGCGCCGTGCGCCAGGGGAAGAGCCCATAGGCCGGGGCGACGAACCCGTTGTCGAGCGCCGGTCGGGTGATGGGGGTCCCGTCGGCGTACGCCTCCCCCGCGACCGGGTGGGCGAAACCGGCGAGGACATCGAGGAGCGTCGACTTGCCGCACGCCGACGGGCCGACGATGGTGAGCGACTCACCCGCGGCCACGTCGAGGGAGCAGCCGTCGAGGACGCGGAGGGTGCCGGTGCGGCCGGTGACATCGCGGCGCTGGACGTCGAGGGTGACATGGCTCAGGGACAGGGCGTGAGCAGGCATGGATGGTCTCCGGGATCGGGGGATTCGGGTGGGTCGTGCCCCGAAGGGCTCGCGTCAGCGCGCGCACATACACATGAACCGCGAGGCGGACCATGTGTGAACGCGGGTCGCGAGCAGGGAGATCATGCGTCGACTCTCGCAAGCATCAGGGCTTCGGGCAAGGCGCACCCCGAACCCTCTCACTATTCGAGAAAATCATGCCCCTATAGAGCTGATTTATGGGTTAGCCCTCGACGAGGCTGATGCTGAAACCGTCCCAGCCCTTCCGCCCGACGGTCTGGAGAGCGGTGGTCGTGAGGCCGGGATGGCGGCTGGCCGCGGCCAGGAAGTCCTGGACGCCGTTGACCATCGGATCGGTCGAGCCGGCGTCGGCGACCGCGCCGCGGCGAACCACGTTGTCTCCGACGATCACGGTGCCGGGCCGGGAGAGCCGGAGAACCCGATCCAGGTAGTGCGGATAGTTGTTCTTGTCGGCGTCGATGAAGACCAGGTCGAAAGGGGGGTCACCGGCGGCGATCATCGCATCGAGCGTGTCGAGCGCCGGGCCGACCCGGATCTCGATCAGGTCGGCGAGACCGGCTTCGGCGAACGTCGCGGCCGCGATCTGCGCATGCTTCGGCTCGAACTCGCAGGTGATGAGGCGGCCGCCCTCGGGCAGGCCACGGGCGAGCCAGACACCGCTGTAGCCGGCGAGCGTTCCCAGCTCGAGCACCCGCTTCGCGCCCGTGATGCGGACCAGCAGGGAGAGGAACTGCCCCTGGGTCGGCGAGACCTCGATGGCGGGAACATCGCCGCGGATGCCGGCGTCGTGCGCGGATCGCAGGGCGTCGTCCTCGGTGATCAGCAGGTCGACGAAATAGTCGTCGACAGCCCGCCACTGCTCGGGCCCGGTCATGCGACGACGTCCAGCTCGCACGAACCGAGTTGCGGGGACCACACCTCGAGGCGGGTGCCGACCACCAGATCCACCGGCGCGGTGGCGCCACCGGTCAGCACGATCATGCCCTCGTGCAGCGAGGCGCCCGATTCGGCGAGCCGGCGTACCAGGAACGCCACACTCTCCGCCGGCGAACCGAACACGACCCGGCCACTGGCCGACCGTTCCTCGGCGCCGTCGATGCGCATCGTGAGCTCGAAGTCGACCGGGTCGCCGACACAGCGGTGGAACTCCCCGAGCTGATAGCCGGCCGCCGACGACGAATCGGCCGTGTTGTCGACGAACGCGAACCGATAGCTCTCCCAGCGCGGGTCGACAATCTCCAGGGACACGGCCCACTCCCCCGATTCGGCGACCTCGGCGGCGGTGACATTGCCGGAGAGCGTGCGCCCGGCGCGGTAGGCGAACTCGGGCTCGGCCTTGGGGTGGATTCGTTCGGCCATCGATAGGGTGCCATCGCATTCCATCCCGGCCCAGAGCGAGCCGTGGTTGGGCTG
Coding sequences:
- a CDS encoding fumarylacetoacetate hydrolase family protein, with translation MSGVVQWLMDSSAIERIVDELETAERTAVGVPTLSSRPEGLTESDAWAIAGARDARRLARGERRVGYKLGWTSSAMREALGIDQPNHGSLWAGMECDGTLSMAERIHPKAEPEFAYRAGRTLSGNVTAAEVAESGEWAVSLEIVDPRWESYRFAFVDNTADSSSAAGYQLGEFHRCVGDPVDFELTMRIDGAEERSASGRVVFGSPAESVAFLVRRLAESGASLHEGMIVLTGGATAPVDLVVGTRLEVWSPQLGSCELDVVA
- a CDS encoding O-methyltransferase, whose protein sequence is MTGPEQWRAVDDYFVDLLITEDDALRSAHDAGIRGDVPAIEVSPTQGQFLSLLVRITGAKRVLELGTLAGYSGVWLARGLPEGGRLITCEFEPKHAQIAAATFAEAGLADLIEIRVGPALDTLDAMIAAGDPPFDLVFIDADKNNYPHYLDRVLRLSRPGTVIVGDNVVRRGAVADAGSTDPMVNGVQDFLAAASRHPGLTTTALQTVGRKGWDGFSISLVEG